The following proteins are co-located in the Spirosoma montaniterrae genome:
- a CDS encoding aldehyde dehydrogenase (NADP(+)) yields MQTTQLLTANFIGNDAVTGDNDVFQAFAPAQGETLADEFTNVTPEQADLAVEKAAAAFGPYSRLHPHERATFIDAIAAEIDALGDALIDRAVLESGLPTARLTGERGRTTGQLRLFANLLREGSWVDARINPALPDRQPLPRPDLRRMLVPLGPVVVFGASNFPLAFSVAGGDTASALAAGCPVVCKAHPSHPGTSSLVGVAIARAAEKTGMPDGVFSLLHADNEVAQSLVAHPAIKAAGFTGSRRGGLALLRVAQERPEPIPVYAEMSAVNPVVILPGAIADNAPKVAAGLAASITLGVGQFCTNPGLVFLLESDQTEAFLETVAEKIRASAPATMLNAGICSAYQKGVQHIRVMPGVHLLAEADTDADPTRTEGRPAVLTTTTPLYLSNDELSQEIFGPSSLIVVCQDESELAECIASLEGQLTATLYATPDELRPSAYNWIDLLQNKAGRVLFGGFPTGVEVAEAMTHGGPFPATTDSRTTSVGTAAILRWVRPITYQSFPDELLPLALQNANPLGIWRNVDGVMTK; encoded by the coding sequence ATGCAAACGACTCAACTCCTTACCGCTAATTTTATTGGCAACGACGCAGTTACTGGTGACAATGACGTGTTTCAGGCATTTGCCCCCGCGCAGGGTGAAACACTGGCCGATGAGTTTACCAACGTAACGCCCGAACAGGCTGATCTGGCCGTTGAAAAAGCGGCTGCTGCCTTTGGGCCATACAGCCGACTGCACCCGCACGAACGCGCGACTTTTATTGACGCCATTGCCGCTGAAATCGACGCGCTCGGCGACGCGCTCATTGACCGCGCCGTGCTGGAAAGCGGCCTGCCCACGGCCCGCCTGACGGGCGAACGGGGCCGCACTACGGGGCAACTGCGGCTGTTTGCCAATCTGTTGCGCGAAGGCTCGTGGGTCGATGCCCGCATCAACCCGGCCCTGCCCGACCGGCAGCCTTTGCCCCGCCCCGATTTGCGCCGGATGCTGGTGCCACTCGGCCCGGTGGTGGTGTTTGGCGCGAGTAATTTTCCGCTGGCGTTTTCGGTGGCCGGGGGCGATACGGCTTCGGCACTGGCCGCTGGCTGTCCGGTGGTGTGCAAGGCGCACCCGTCGCACCCCGGCACGTCGTCGCTGGTGGGGGTAGCCATTGCGCGGGCGGCAGAAAAAACGGGGATGCCCGATGGCGTTTTTTCGCTGCTCCACGCCGACAATGAAGTGGCGCAGAGTTTGGTAGCGCATCCGGCCATCAAAGCGGCAGGCTTTACGGGGTCGCGCCGGGGTGGACTGGCTTTGTTGCGCGTGGCGCAGGAACGGCCCGAACCGATTCCGGTATACGCTGAAATGAGCGCGGTAAATCCGGTAGTGATTCTGCCCGGAGCCATTGCCGACAATGCGCCAAAGGTAGCGGCTGGTTTGGCGGCTTCGATTACGCTCGGCGTTGGGCAGTTTTGTACCAATCCTGGTCTGGTGTTTTTGCTGGAGTCAGACCAAACCGAAGCGTTTCTGGAGACCGTGGCCGAGAAAATACGGGCGTCGGCTCCGGCTACGATGCTCAACGCGGGCATTTGTTCGGCCTATCAAAAAGGCGTTCAGCACATTCGGGTTATGCCAGGCGTTCACCTGCTGGCCGAAGCCGACACCGACGCCGACCCAACCCGCACCGAAGGCCGGCCCGCCGTGCTGACCACCACAACCCCGCTTTATCTGAGTAATGACGAACTGAGTCAGGAAATCTTCGGTCCCAGTTCATTGATCGTGGTTTGCCAGGATGAAAGCGAACTGGCCGAATGCATCGCGTCGCTGGAGGGGCAGCTTACGGCCACGCTTTACGCCACGCCCGACGAACTGCGCCCATCGGCTTACAACTGGATTGACCTGTTGCAGAACAAAGCTGGTCGCGTACTGTTTGGCGGCTTCCCAACGGGCGTAGAAGTGGCCGAAGCCATGACCCACGGCGGCCCCTTCCCGGCCACCACCGACAGCCGCACTACCTCCGTTGGCACGGCGGCTATTCTGCGCTGGGTGCGGCCCATCACCTATCAAAGTTTCCCCGACGAGCTATTGCCATTAGCTTTGCAGAATGCCAACCCCCTCGGCATCTGGCGAAATGTGGACGGAGTGATGACGAAATAG